Genomic DNA from Corylus avellana chromosome ca4, CavTom2PMs-1.0:
GTTTTTTGTTCTTAGCaggttttgtgttgtgttgtgttgtagAGTTGAGCTGTTTAGgttagtttttgtttgtttgtagaTGTTTTGATTTTCATAGGAGGGTTTCTGTCCAATTCTCAGAAGATTAAGAATTtgggatgttttttttttttggattttgttagGTTGGTTGTTGGGTGCTGCAAGTGTTTTGAGGACTTGTCTGTATTCTTTGTGTTTTGAGGACATCCTGATTTTTGCTTTGCTTGCTTGACTTCATTGCATGTAATAACTAAAACCCATTACTAGTTAAGCCTCTTTCTGCAGAGTAAATGCCTCTGTTTCTTGCAAAGTATTTAGCTGAAAATTTATGCCTtgcttttttcttaaaatatgacCAAGGTATCTGGTTGCCCAAAATGGTTGTAAGTTGGGGATAGAGGGAAATTCCTGtcctttatttgtttgtttgtgttgtaCAAGCTACCTGGCAAACTTacctttataattttatacctTATAACACTATATGAAGGGTGATTTTTGCTATAGTCAGTAAGCAatggaaaaaacaacaaatggtAGAAAATGTCTCTTCACTTGCACTTTACAAGATATTCTTTTCAAACCTACAGAAGGCTAGGGGGCGGGGGTGTTACAAAAGTATAAAGAGACCCATGATCACAAATGAGAATCTGAAGTTTGTTTATTCTACAATAATCCAGCCATACTAGACTACAACGCTACTATGTTTCCAGATCTTTCAAAAGTACTTAGATTGCAATGCTACACACCCATTAGGGCCATTACCAAGCAACAGGCTCCAGCATGGCAGCCTATGACCCTAGAATACATGTTCCCAACATATAAAATTTCCAATATTAACCCACAAATTTACTCGTATATCATCaagtaaacatttgaattttttttaaaataatggtaATGGGCATCTAATTAAATTTGGTCAAAGTTGAGGTAACTGCATATGCAGTCTGAAACAATTCTTAATATAATCaaattacttaatatatatGCTAATAGTTGCTTGTTAGTTTATATAGCCACGTTTCAGCtttttggttagtttggttGTAAGCTTTTGGTTAAGTTTGTTCATAGTATTGATAATCTAgtgttttatgttgtttgtagATGGATGAAAGAATTCTTTCGACAGTTACGACCACAGTTGCATCTGTTCTTGCTATTGGGCTTATAATCTTAAAAGATATTTGATCTAGGAGAGTATTACGTAGGGAACCTCATGCTAATCGAGAGTATGCTTTATGGAAGCAAACAAGATTGTATTGACCAAATAAGAATGAGTCCTATATCTTTCTTTGAATTATGTAAAATTCTTGCTGAGAACAACCTTGTACGTGAGACCATTCACATGTCTATTAAGGAACAAGTGTTGATATTTTTACACATTATTGGGCATAATGTGAGGTTTCGAGTGGTTGGTGGAAGGTTCTATAGATCGATTAGGTCTATTCATCGATGTTTTAAGGTTGTACTTGGAGGAGTCTTGACGCtatataaacatttaattaaacaacttgATAACTCTACTCCGCTGGAAATAAGGAATAGCCGAAGGTTTTACCCATATTTTAAagtaagttttaaaatttgaattttttcttttttttaaaaaaaaaaaaaaaaaattcaagtaatTTGTCAAATTAGCGTAACTTGTATTGGTCTTCATTAGGATTGTGTTGGAGCAATAGATGGAACTCATACTCGGGCATCTATTCCAGTTGAAATCCAAGGAAGGTTTCGTGGTCGAAAAGATCGAAAAGATCGAACAACACAAAATGTGTTAGCTGGCATTACTTTTGATGTAAAATTCACATATGTGTTAGCTGGTTGGGAAGGAAGTGCACATGATTCTCGTGTTTTAAACGATGCACTCACTAGGCCAGGAGGATTCAAAATTCCTGAAGGTAACTATTATCTTGGTGATGCTGGTTATGGAAATCGAAATGGAATTCTCTCTCCCTATCGTGGTGTTCGGTACCATTTGAAAGAGTTTAGTGATCATCCACctgaaaatgaaaaggaattATTCAATCTTCGTCATTCGTCCTTAAGAACCACAATTGAACGaggatttgaaattttgaagagacATTTCCGTGTGTTGGATGCAGAACCATTTTGGTTGTTCGAAACACAAGTGGAAGTAGTTTTATCATGTTGTGTCATTCACAATCACATTATGGGTGTTGATCCTAATGACTCAATTATGGAAGAAGCTGTTTGTGATATTGAATCTCAAAATCAAAGTGGTAGAGTCTACCAAATAAGAAGGGAAGTTCAAGAGGAAAATAGAGAATGGACAATCAAAAGGGATGTAATATGTCATACGATGTGGGATGAttataaaaataggaaaaatgtgtagattttttttctctcgtATGGTTGAtattgtaatgtttatttcttgaaCTAGTCATGTTTAAAGacaattatgtttttatttttaatgatttgattgtatgaTATACATTTGATATTTAATCCAGCTTATGATATGAGTTTATTTCTATATTGCATTATGTTTTTATCTTTCATGAGATATTGTATATTGTTATCTTGCATTACCATTCATATGTTTGTGATTGTAGCAATGGGCAAAGGTAAGGAGAAGAACGTTGCAAACAAGCAATTTAGGTAGTCAAAACCTATGCATACTTTGTTACTTGAAATTCTTGCTGATGAGGCTGCTAAAGTAAATAAGCCTTCAAACACATTCAAACATGCGTCATTTGCACTAGTTGCGAAGTCAATTAGCGAGAAATTCGGAGTTGAATGTGTACCTGACCATGTTGACAACTGCCTTCGAACCATAAAGAGCATGTGGAATATCATCGGCACCCTCCATAAAAAGAGTGGCTTTGGATGGAATGAAAATTTGAGGATGATAACTTGTGACAAGAAGGTGTATGATGAGGAAGTGGTGGTATGagacttattttatttattatagcaATTATATAGTCTTgaagttttattgaaattctattatttcttttaacaGGCGAATCCTAAGCATGagcaatatttaaataaaaaaattgaaatgtacGATGAGATGGCCATAGTTGTTGGTAAGGATATGGCGACTGGGAGTTTTGCAAAGTCTTTTACTGATGTAGTGCAGCATGATAACATTCTTGAttgggatttggatttggattttgatgatgtgtcatcaaaaggaaaatatgttGCTTTCTCCGATTCAGGTTCAACCAAAAGGTCACATAGGAAAAGAAGTCGTGATGATAGTGAAGATGGATATAATTTGATATCTGAAAAGTTGGGAGAGGTTGCATTAGCACTTCAAGCTCTTAATAAGGGAGTCAACGCAGATCATCTTTATCAGGAGGTGATGAAGGTGGAAGGGTATGATGAGTTTATGCTTGCAACTGCATTCGACCATTTGAATGGAGATGAGAAGCTTGCAAGAGGATTTCTTGTAAAGAATGCTAAGCTTAGAAAATTTTAGTTGGACAACTTCTTCAAAAACCATGGAAATTAGAATTTGCGTATTATCAATATGTAGTAAGATACTAATGAACTTGGATGGTAGTTTTTTAGCCAAAGTATTGTAATATTTGTGGTTGAATTTTAGAATtcatggtattttttttttctttttctttcaagcAAGATGAAAGCAATGTACTTGCCCTTTCATATATATCAATCTTCCTAGATGTGGAATATTCGTAATATTTATGgtattatattttataggtaaatataaaatattttaaaaaaaattaaaaaattgattttcagtaCAATTGAATAgctaatattaaaattaatagttttttaaaaatattttttaaaaataaaaaattgtttttgaaaatatttttaaaaaaaattgattttccgtgcgcgtggtaaacaccgtaaaatgttttaggtggaaaacatttttaggaaaaatgacttccctaaaaatattttccgacggaaaccattttacgtcgaagtaaacggagccttaattaGAACAAGTCCAGAACTGATTTTACAAGTTAAAACTTTTAGCAATATCTCTCAACTTGAGAATTTTCCTCCAGCCCCAAGAACTATGAGGCACACCAAAAACTTTTCCCTTTTAGCAGATTTTCTTTAACCCAAGCCACCCAAATAGAATTTGTAAGCTTAGCATTCATCTATTATTTATAATGACTTAAGAAAAAACACTAACTATAACTGCGTTATCACCTCAAAACGAATGTAAAACTTACTATCcatgaatatttttataaattattcattttatatGGACTACTCATCTTTTCAATATAGGACGTCGGGGTGTTACACTATTACATTACATGAGTTTAactccatttcaattaaaattgtcCACGTGTAGGaagatattttaatatttttttaaatttctaatttctGTACTTCTCTTAACTTTTACCGTATAAAATCTTTTACTTTTACCTTATAACACTTGGCTTGTCCCAAAAAGTTTCATTTTGCACCGTAACAAAgaataaaattcaatttgatAATTGCAAACTCATTATGGTTAAGCCATCAAGCTCATTATTGGTGGCTGACGTTAAATTGGTTGAAAAAGAAAGTTGTAAATCATGCCacttgtgtgtatatatatatattgttatttatcTCGTTAACgttataaaagaaattaaaatacaaaaatagcCAAGACCAGTCTCGTTGAAAAGTAAAGTTAATCTCAAATAGTATTAagagttttgtttttagaaagTTATAAAATATAGAAGAATGAAAAGAACATATTCGGGAGCATCCAATTAAGCTGTACCTGGTCTCTTCACATTCCAAGCATAAACGaaagcattaaaaaataaataaataaaaaagaggttAACTTTCTAatgtaattatttatttgactttctttcaaaataaaaaaaaaaaaaaattatttatttgacttgCTTGTAATTTAATAACTATAGCCTATAGGgcataaaaaatgacaaaaaataaaaataaaatataaacctgTACggcctcatatatatatattaattttagggTTGGACCCATGTCTTAGACGACAGagaattaatatattaaacatATGCATGCGTCCTTTATGGTGGTACCACTACATGCATATATGTTCTATAAATTCCAAACAACTCCCCTCAAATCTTTACTCCTATATcgcacaaacacaaacacaccaACTTCGCTCAAATTAATGGCGGAATCGGTCCCTTCTTCGCTTCAGGTGAGCACGGCTGGAGATGTCACAAAAATGGCGTCCGATGTACTCCCTGTGAATGGCGGCCATGGCAGTTACAGCTACTCCAAATATTCCTACTATCAGGTTTGTTTAACCCTACTTGTCTGTCCGATCTATCGatgaacacaaattttttttaaaaaaaaaaagaaagaaaaagaaagaaagaaatatatatatatcccatatgatattttttcaaacgtCTTgattcagaaaaagaaaaagaaatctatCATATCTCTGCTTTCTATCCAAaatgttcttcttctttggttAGTTTCTTAATCGTATGCATGTTCATAATTAATCCTAGTGATCTATTTATGATATGATTAATGCTGAGAGATTTGCAGGCTCGAGATTGGAAATAATGATATTTTCAGACGAATTAATTTCCATGAATCTTTTCTCtcgttatttttaattttttaattattgatatgctcatttttacttttatgtttgtGGGCTACAAGAAGACATCTAGATCTACAGAGCTAAAACGCTCTTAAGATCAGGCCAAGTACCAATTAAACACCTCAGAGTCTTCATGAGTCAATATTCATTGCAACTACAGTTAGAGTGAAAAGAATCTAGTTTGGAAGAATGGAATCTAGCCCCccaaattctaatttttaaaattatgtacAGGCTGTTTagtcaaatctctctctcttaagaaaataataatgaaatgacTAAATctaaccctttttattttatatatatatatatatatatatatatatataagtttaaatttttagggCAAGtactagtgatttaacatgatatcagagcaaaAACTATAAATTCAAACtttcatcttttgttttaaCTACTTACTTGTTTATTTCTCTCTTGTagtaaagtattaattaaattactaaattaattaatttttataagcttaagtttttgagataactgaTAATTGAATATGATATTAGTGCAAATATTCTAATTAGGCTTGAAACTTGTGTCCATCATTCACTTTCCATTTCAACCACGTATTACTTCACTTATTaagagtattagaatattaattacatTACTAAATCaattatttcttatatattaacTTAGACTTTTGAGACAACCGGTGATTTAACACTTTATTCTCGACCAAAGCTAACTATATGCTAAGGTGACTTGACCTCTAGACCTTATCTAGAAGCTACTCTACTCTTTTTGCCAGAACAAAAGTTCAGAGGTCTAGTCTTCGATTTGCCTAGATTAtggtttgaacaaaaaaaaaaaaaaactcaacatgcATCATCGATAATTTTtggtgagaaaaataaaatcagacaAATCtgtgtataaaataaaaagaagatctATTCAATTCAAAAGAAATGACTTTTTCTCGAAAATATTATCCGCTAACTTCTCGATTTGCTTCCTTTCTTgatgtattttttctttgagGTACGTAATCCCATACTTTTAGATTGTTTCCTTGGTAGCCTTGTTTTGATTTActtccttctttctctcttcccttaaaaaaagtacagaaaaaagaaaatggaaatagCTAATTGTTTGATTTCGGCCCATAGTAGTCATTTCAACCATGACAAACAAAGTTTGGATTTAAaaaaaccacaacaaaaaaataaaataaaattataaaggatGTTAttattaagagaaatgataacaATCATTTTTCATTCAATCTTTCATCCATCTCCATATAATAGGTGAGTAAGAGAATGAATTCACCATGACCTTCAGATCAAGAAAGTGACTCATTTGAATTCAATCGATATTgagaaaacaaagatttttttttttttttggctggtAAATTTATTAAATGTGACTCTCAGTAATTATAACGCTCTACCATTTTTCCTCAAATTAATTACCATCTTATTACTTCATTATGCTCCCCCTTGCACACCAATTCTAAAGGTGCATTTAACATtgtaatttcattaaaaaaaaaagtgcgattttaaactaaatcataaaaaattgattgtttggaaTTACGTCTTTTTAAAATTCCGATTAATTTGAAGAGGCACGTACATAATCGGTTTTTTTGTATTGTAGGGAAGGAGATGCTCTTTTGAAAATGCACAATTTGAAATGATAAACTGCGATCTTAAAGGCTAAATCACGATTTTGCTAAAcgcttaactgcgtttttaaaaatcacgttttcaaatcacatattttaaaatcgttattctTAAACCtcactttttgaaatcacaatcccaaatgAACACTTAAAAGAATGTTAGAtcactatttatctcaaaagttttatCTCATAAGAATGATAGACTCattaaggacaaaaatttcctataaattttTCCTACAAACGAGCCTCTAAAAATTATATGTATCGTTTAAGCATGTGATAAACACGTACTTTTTACTAATGttgttaaaataatgttaaatcacaacttataCAAAAAGCttaaacatataaaaacaataaattttatcatttaaattatattccaacaaataaaaattttaaatcttgaACCATCACTTCATGTATATATCAGTTAGAGGGAAGATACGTAATAATTTGAACTAAAGGCTTAAAATATCGCTGCTGAAAATTCTACCTCTCTTATTGGCTGATATTCAtatttaagtatatatatatatatatagaaagagaaaagttACAGGATGTGATATGaatgtgaaataatatttaaatatttttgaggGAAATGAGGAAAGACCCTTTTCTTGTGAGTAAATGCTGGAAAGACATAAAATAACATAATCTCAACTATTTTGCAGAGACTCTCTGCaagtgtggaaaacacaaaGATTGATGAGGAAATTGCTGAGAAGCTTGATGTGTTAAACTTCTGTTCTACTGCCAAAACGATTCGTATTGCAGATTTGGGATGTGCAACTGGACCAAACACATTTTTTGCCATGCAAAATGTAATCAAAGCTATAATGCAGAAGCATCAATCCCTGTGCCCACCTTCTCCACCGCCAGAATTCCAAGTGTTTTTCAACGACCAAATCTCAAATGACTTCAACACTCTCTTCACTGCTCTCCCACCAGAGAGAAAATACTTTGCAGCAGGAGTGGCAGGTTCTTTTCACAACAGGCTGTTTCCAGAATCCTCTCTTCATTTTGTGCACAGCAGCTATTCTCTGCAGTGGCTCTCTGCGTTGCCTGAGGAGTTGAGTGACAAGAACTCTCCGGCGTGGAACAAGGGGAGAGTTCACTACACCAGTGCACCTGACGAAGTGTTTCAGGCTTATTCAACTCAATTTGCTGAGGACATGAAGAAGTTTTTGAATGCTAGAGCAAAAGAGCTTGTGCCTGGAGGAATGATGGTGCTAATCTTATCTGGCATTCCTAAAGGGATGCCTTATTCTCAGCTCCCTGCTGGTACCATGTATGACTTGCTTGCATTGATCCTCATGGATATGGCTGCAGAGGTAAGCTTGTTTGTCCTCTTATATGAAATTGAAGAACATTAAAGATTGTCTACGGAAAACAAGGAAGTTAATAATATTAGGATAggaaaattcttcaaatccGGTCTctaaaaatatcatatattcCTTAACATGTCGGAAACACATGTTTTTCTTATATTCTCAACGAACACGTAGCATTTCTAAAGACGGGGGTTGTTGAATTTCTAAGACCAAATTCATCGAGAACATATTTggcaattattcataaaatttaaacaaaagataataaaaataatgtatatatatatatatttttggatgaattttcattcaaacacaaacaaaacaccCAAACACACCAGCAAGAAAGCTGGAACTTAGTTCTTTACATCAAACAACGAAAAACCAAACTTAACTCAAACAATTACAAATGATCTCctacaaaaaaatcacaagctaaaaaaaaatactaccacccatcaaagagaaaaaaaataataataatagtaataataaaaaagagctTCACCGCCCATTTTGAACCAAAATACTCAAAGGAATGCTCCAAATCTCACAAATCTTGACATTTTCAACATACtacaagaattttattttttttgtaacggACCATTAATGATGTGTCAAGGCTGTTGGCACGTTACTAACGGGTAGTGACGTGTCATTAGTAATGTGTATGGCGAGTTAAAAAATTTGTCGTAACCACTAAgggatttagtaacgtgtctaacacgttaccaaagggTGATGTGTCAgaatttgacatgttactacATGTATGGTAACGTATTaattttaacacgtcaccaTTTGATGACGTGTCATATTTTAACATGTTACCAAAGATTTAGTAAAGTGTTAAATTCACACATCACTACAAGgtgtttgacacgtcaccacAAGGTAACGTGTCAgtatgacacgttactaaatcttTGGTAACATGtccatttgacacgtcaccaaagtCGAGACATGTCAACTATGGCACGTCACCAGAGTGGTAACGTGTCCACTAGGGTAATGTGTTAAATGTTAACACATCACCAATGGGGTGATGCGTGAAATCTAACATGTCACCATGTGGTGACGTGTCACAttgttgacacgtcaccaaatctGGCAGTATGCTTGAAATTTCCTTTACCCAGTTTTCCCATGATTCTTGTATTCATATCCCAACAAATAAACTGTAATATTTGCTTCTCAGAGATCACCCTGCTGCAAAATTTAATACTATTCCGGTGCTTCCATATGTGATATACAGTTGCCCCAAAAGCCAATTTACACACCGTGCATGGCAATTTTTTCCCCTTCCATGCCTTCATGCCTTCCTCACCACCTCATCCTAATCCAGCCAAATAGGACTATCCAAACTTTTAAGCATCACATCTCTCCATAACCTCTTACTCCAATcgcactcaaaaaataaatgctcCCTACTTACAATAGTAAGGTGACAAAATAAGCATTTCATATCCCCCACCATACCCCAACTTAGCAACCTATCCCCAGTATATAAGCCCCCTCTAATAGCCAGTCATAGGAAGAAAGAGTGTCTAGGAATAGCGAAAGAGAACCATACCAATTTATGCCAACCAACTTTAGGAAACTTCTCTCTAAGAGCCTCCCATGTATACCTACAAGAATATTTGCAGTTCcttgaaatattttctaaagTAGGAAATAAGGGATATTGTTATTTCAGTCTTTAGAGTTGTCTTTCataaaaggtatatatatagacacacacattACATATATATCAACAATATCTATCTTGATAAATTGTGTCGTCTCTTAGGGCCTTATTGATGAAGATCAAGTGGACTCCTTCAACTTGCCTTTTTATGCTGCTTCACCGGAGGAGATGGCAGGGTTGATAGAGGGAAATGGATATTTCAGCATAGAGAGGATGGAGTTGACGAACCCAGCAACATGGTTGAAAGGCCCGGTTGACATAAGAACATGGATTATGCACGTCAGGGCTGCCATGGAGGGAATGTTCATCAAACACTTTGGAAGGGAGATTATGGATGAAATGTTTGAACGTTTGATTGCTAAACTTGCTGACTTTTCTGCCCACCTTGAGTCAAGATCCCAGGAAAGAGTTCAACTTTTTCTTGTATTAAAGCGTATATGACTTCGCTTGCTACTTCTTTGTGAGATGATCACCAGGTTTGGGActtgaataataaataaatgtttatttttattttcatttgtgtttGGTAAAACCCAGATTATTTCAAGTGTAATTTGTTTgagcattttcattttttgcatCATAGTGAGAAATTAGTGTGGATTATATTGTGTTTGGGTGAATAGATACATACTCTATATTTATAGCTGCGGATTTGGTTTACAGGAGACcagattaaaaagaaagatttgaaaacaaaatcgATTAAAACTAATCAACTATTAAGGAATATAActttttgattaaaattaattcatatagtaaaattgtcattttaagaAACTTAGGGGAGGGCTTTTTGATAAAGCTGCAAACTACGTGTGGTAATAacttaaaattgttttctatggtaaacttaaaacaagaataaaaaaataataattaattaacaactctaaaaataaaatgaaaatgttcaAACAAATCAATAAATTGAATGGAAAGAAAGCAATCACAACTTGAATCTAGCATGTTTTCTGTCcataaagattttattttgatcaaattttacTAAGAGTTGAGTCATAGTTACGTTCtaggagaaaatacactttacccccctgaacaatccactcatttgcacttttaatattaatgtttaaaaagtgacactttaccacccccccccccccctgacgtcccccccaaaaaaagtaCCTGACATTGACATTTTACCCTCATGAAGTACATTTTACCGcttgaagtattttgagttgacactttaccccctcgaagtaactaagttttgggggggtaaagtgtcaactcagggggtaaaatgtcaattcaaaatatttcaagagAGTAAAGAATATTTCATGGGGGTCAAGTGCCAATGTCAAATACTTTGgaagggtaaagtgtcactttttaaacattagggttaaaAGTGTAAATGAGTGAATAATTTAGGGGGTAAAATATCTTTTCCCCTATGTTCTAAGCATATTGTTAGGCAAGGTTGGTTAATTAGTATGGTAACTTAGTTTAGGCCTATTATAGGAGTTGAGGACCTTCAGTGGTAAACCTAATTAGTAGAAGGTCTAAGTGGACTATTTTGAACCTTATAATTTATTAACGAATTTAATTAAGGGATTTtccaaacaaaacaacaagattGATTGTTCATTCTCACATTTTGTGGGGGAATGGAGATCACCATCTGCTAgcaatttttcatcttcttcaacaattttctcaatttttttttttacactttctTGAGCTATTTTCTCTTATATCCTCAagctttcttcttgtttttctttgtttcaaaTGAGAAATACCATGCCTCGAGCTCAAACCAAGTTGAGCCACTCAAGTACTTTGCTCGCAATTGCCCTTGTAGCTAGGGCTGTAAATAAACCAATTCATCCGACAACCTACTCGGTTAAGCTCGACCCGAACCTGAGCTTGGCACTGTAGTAACCCACTCGTTATTGTAGACACCCCCTTGATTAGTTAGTGATATAT
This window encodes:
- the LOC132178143 gene encoding loganic acid O-methyltransferase; protein product: MELILGHLFQLKSKEDVTKMASDVLPVNGGHGSYSYSKYSYYQRLSASVENTKIDEEIAEKLDVLNFCSTAKTIRIADLGCATGPNTFFAMQNVIKAIMQKHQSLCPPSPPPEFQVFFNDQISNDFNTLFTALPPERKYFAAGVAGSFHNRLFPESSLHFVHSSYSLQWLSALPEELSDKNSPAWNKGRVHYTSAPDEVFQAYSTQFAEDMKKFLNARAKELVPGGMMVLILSGIPKGMPYSQLPAGTMYDLLALILMDMAAEGLIDEDQVDSFNLPFYAASPEEMAGLIEGNGYFSIERMELTNPATWLKGPVDIRTWIMHVRAAMEGMFIKHFGREIMDEMFERLIAKLADFSAHLESRSQERVQLFLVLKRI